The DNA segment ACGCGCCAACAAGTTCACCACTGATAAGTTTTGGGAACAAACGTTGTTGAACCGCTGGTTTAGCATGTTTTAAGGTATGGCCAAATAAAATAAGTGGCACATCAATAATTGCTGCAGCAATGCCTGAACTTACATAGGCTATTTCTTCTAATAACACCATCGTTGCTAATGTTGGGTACTCCAGCCCTGCTCCACCATGTTCTTTCGCAAAAGGAATGGCCAGTAACCCTTCATCGCCCATTTGCTTTACCAGCTGCCAAGGAAACTTGTTTACATCTTCCGTTGTAGTGTTAATGTCATGAGCAATTGGTCGAATTACTCGATCGGCAAATTCACGCACCTTTTGGCGCACGGCAACGGTTTCTTCAGGTAACCAAATGTCGTCAAACATTTGCTCGCTTATTCTTACAGGATAATCACTCATATGAGCCTCTTTACTTCTGATTAATTGAGTTGATGCCACAAATAGCAGTTTGGTATTCTTGTTTTAACTGAGCTGCCAAGTCGCTAATTGAAAGTATGTTGTTAATAGCTGAAACACCTTGTCCAGCAGACCAAATATCCTTCCACGGTTTTTTCTGTGCAGGGTCTTTAACAGCTTCAGCCATTTCTGTGCCTATATCGAACCCTTCAGGTTTAGGTAAGTTATTTAAATCAAATCCAGCAGCTGTAACGCTTTGCTTAATAAAGTTGGCCGGAATTCCCGAAATGGCATTGGTATAAATAATGTCATCGGCTTTAGAATTTACAACTAGTTGTTTGTAAGACTCACTCACCTGACACTCTTTCGTAGCCAAAAATCGTGTGCCCATATAAGCAAGATCTACACCTAAACAACGAGCTGCTGCGACTTCCGCCCCCGTTGAAATACTGCCCGAAAGCAATAATGTTTTATCAAAAAATGTGCGTAGTTCTTGCACTAAAGCAAATGGGTGTAAACTGCCAGCATGACCACCTGCGCCCGTCGTAACAGCGATTAAACCGTCTACGCCTGCACCTTTAGCTTTGCGTCCATGACGAGCATTAACAACATCATGAAACACCACACCACCATAGGAATGAATCGCATCAACAACTGTGCTTATAGCGCCAAGCGAGGTAATAACCAACGGAACTTTATGCTTTACTAGCATGGCTAAGTCTTGTTCCATGCGCGCATTTGATTTATGAACAATTAAATTCACCCCAAATGGCGCAGCCTTTTTACCTGTGGTTTGTTCGAAATCGGCTAATGCTTGTTTGATTTGAACAATCCATTGTTCTAAGCCTTCAATAGTTCTTTGATTTGCAGCAGGAAAAGTACCGATGATCCCCTCGATACAATTAGCGATAACCATTTTAGGGGTTGACGCTAAAAACATTGGTGCACTAACAACTGGCAAAGATAATCTGCCAACAAATGATTCAGGTAACGGCATTACAAACTCTCATTTAAAAATAATGAGGTCATTGTAAATTCCCTCATCTAAAGTTAATATCACTACAAATGACAACTTTGTGGGGATAATAGACAAATGAGAGCGATTAAATGATTAAATTTGCCATTATTGCCTTAGATGGATGCTATGGCTCCAGCCTTCATGGCCTGGTAGATGTTTTAGTTGTTGCTAATGCCCACATTGCAAAAGAATCTGGCGATGACACGCCTTTTTTTAGCTGGCAATTTTTTACCAGTGCTCAGCAGAAAATTAGCACCAGTAACGGTTTAGAAATGAACGAGCCGTTAGTTGAACATTCAGAGCAAGTATTTGATGTGATCTTTATTCCCGGTATTTATTATCAAGGGGTTAAAGCGTTTTCTGAAAAGCTTAAAAGTTATCAAGATCTATATCAATGGCTACAAACACAGCATGAACAAGGGGCAGTAATTTGTGCTAATTGCACCTCTACATTTCTGTTAGCTCAATCCGGTCTATTAAAAGGTAAGCAGTGTACAACGATATGGTGGCTGGAACATTTATTTAAGCAGCGCTATAGCGACACATTACTGAACTTTGATGAACTAATTATTGAGGACTCTAACGTACTAACGGCAGGAGCAGCAACGTCTCACTTTCAGTTAGGTTTACGCTTGTTAAAACGTTTTACCTCAGAGTTAATCGTGCAACAAACGGCGAAAGCGATGTTAATTGATACTCGTACGGTGCATGTATCGCCGGAGCAATTACTTAACCTTGCCCGAGAACACAACAACCCTTTGGTCCAAAAAGCTCAGGAATGGATTAATGATCATTTACATGAACCGTTCACGGTAAAAGAGTTAGCAACACATATTGCCTGTACGGAGCGAACATTGACCCGACAGTTTAAGGACGTTTTAGCGGTGACGCCGGTAAAATATATACAAAACTTGAGAATAAACAGAGCTAAATACTTATTAGAAAATAGCGAGTTTAGCCTAGAGAAAATTATCGATAAAGTAGGCTATAAAGACCGTAGTACTTTTTCAAAGTTATTTAGCAGTCAAACGGGGCTGCCACCGATGAGTTATCGACGACAGTTTTCCAAAGCAGGTATGTCTTAACACATTATCAGCCATTAAAATTGATTCGAGTAAATAGTTTTGTCGCTTGAATTCGATTACTTACACCCAGCTTTTTATAAGCAACTTTTAAGTGTGATTTCACTGTATTTATTGATAAGAATAATTCATCGGCAATTTGCTGATTAGAAAAACCCTGACCCAATAATTCCATGACACTTTGTTCTTTTTTGGTTAGCTGTTCAAAACTGTTAGCATCAAAACTTTGCTCAACGCCCTGCCCTTCAAAAGACTCACAGACTTTAATAATAAATGCTTTTCGAATCACTGACAGTTCATTGTTTGACCAATCTTGTAAATAGCCAATCGCAATACTGTTAATTCGTGCAAAAGGTTGCAATAACTGCTTACTGGCAGCAATAGCGATGGCTTTCTTCAAATTAGCTTTCGCTGCAGCGGTATTTTCACTTAGGACATTCAGGTTAACTAAAGACAACAAACACTTAAGCTGAGGCAACACTCGCCCCGCATCCTCATAATATTTGCATTGTTCGGTAATGACTTGTTTCGCTTGTTCATATTCCCCTGCATCGGTTAATACCAAAGAATCTACAAGCGCTTCATTAACGATAGTGTGACCGGTTTGGTGTTGGTTTTTTATCATGTCTTGTTTGAAGTTTTGATAGAGGTTCAGTGCATCATCTCGGTTTCCATAAGAAAAATAATGCTCGATAACTTCATAAACCAAAGGCACTTTCGATAACGTTAATTGTCGTGGTCTTACCAATTCTCGAAATTGCTCAATCAATATTTCTTTTTGCTCTTGTTCACCTAAATCAGTAAGTAGTTGCAAATGAGCAGCATAATACCAAGACAAAAAGCTAGGCTCAGAAAGGTAGCTTACAATCGCTCCTGATTTACTAAACGCGGCTTTACTGCTTTGTAAATTCCCCTGATAATACGCGATGATACCTCGTAACACGGTTATAATATTATCAACCAAATAGTGGCCATCTTGATTAGCAATAAAATCATCAAGATAATCACACACTTGCAAGGCTTTATCTAAGTTACCAAACGATAACTCCATTACAGTTTGAGAAACACGTATCACTACTGTGCTATAAAACAATTGCCCACCACGGGCAAAAAACTCAGAATCATTAATTAAACTGTTTACTAATTCAAAATCATTGTTATGCATCGCCAGCAAGCAATATTCAGCACGTATTGAGTTTTCTGCATATGGCAGAGGTAATGGGCTTTTGGCCATTTCTGCTTTAAATATTTCTTCGTGTACAAAAACGGTATCATTGAACAACCCCATAGCACCGCTTATTGCAATTAAAGGGCTATGGTAACTTGCAGCAAGCTCTGGGTTGTCTTCAACAATTTTCTTCATTGATAAGACAACATTATGAGCGTTTTTGTTTTGATAATTCAGTGCATAAATCCAACCAAGCAATACCAAAATAAACGGGTTAGTGTTTAATACCGACATTGGGATTTTCTTGATCAATTTTTTAAATCCCGGAAAATTACCGCTGGCAATTATTTCAAGCCCTCTATCTTCAATTATATTCACTGCCGCTTCAAACAGTTCAGCTTTAATGAACTGTTCAGCGGCCTCAACATGAAGGTTTTGCTTTAACATCCAATGAGCTGCATTTTGATGCAGCTTAAAGCTGTTAATTTGAGGACTTTCTTTTAATTGTTTGTTTAAAAATTCCCGCATCAACGGATGAATAGAGAAAGACTGCATATGAGCAGGCAAAGATGGATCATTAAACTGGGTAATGGGAATCACATTTATAATGCGCTTACTAAAATTTTCTCTCCCAATCAGCGCCTTAATTAAATCATCCGACAAGTACTCTGTAATCGATAACGAAATAAGATCTTGCTGCTCTTGTTCACTCAACGCCGATAAAATATCCTGATAAAAATATTCAGCTAGCGTGGTATTGGTATTGGAGAATTCTTTAACCCAATTACGCGACTTAACATGCCAATCGTCACTGTAAATACTCGGCCCAACAATTGCTGGCCAACCATCAGTTCGATTTACAACTAACTCGATTTCATGATCAGTTAAGGTATTGAGTGAGGATAACTCGGATATATGCTTAATTTCATCACTGGAAAATGATAAATCTTGCTGATTTATTTTAATAATTTTTTCAGAAATCACCCCTTTTGCTGTTGCAAAAGGTGGCTCTATGCGACTAGCCACAATCACCTGAATATTTCTTGGTGACTGCAAGCAAAGCTCACTAATAAAATCAATGACACATGGTTCATTGATTAAATGCAGATCATCAAAGAAAAAACAGATGTCTCGCTCTGATGCTTCTAATTGTTCAAACAATCGATGGCTAAAACGCACAAATGATATGTTTTCATCATAAACAAGTGTGTCATCAATAAGCTTTTGCGATCTCAGTTCATTTAAAAAGTATACCGCAAAGTAATCAAAAATATTATCGTCTGCGTTACAACTAAGCCATACAACCGCTTTGTCGCTCTTTTCAAAAAGATGAGCAAACTCAGTCATTAAGTACGTCTTTCCATAACCACCAGGCGCTTTAATAAATACTGATTTAGTATTATTTTCCAGCTTATTGGTAATTTTATTTATTAAGCACTTACGGCTTACTAAATTGCTCGGTTTTATTGGAACTAAATATTTCTGCATCTATAAAATTTAGCATAGATAAATGCATATGTAATTGAAATAAAAGCTATTAGAAACAAATAACAATAAATGTACTTGCATTGAGTAGCTTTTTTTAAATCTTGATTAAAATTAGCTCAGTATGCCTATGCAGTATTCCCATATATTTTTCAGATTAAGCTTTCTTTTAAATAGTTTACTAAAATAAACAACCTAAACGACGATAAATAACAACTATTTTTCTACGTAAAAATCAATTTCTGCATGTGCTTTTTCTAATTCATCAATGCCAAAAGCTCTTACTGCTCCGATAACGCCATACTCATTGATTTCGCCTGCTTTTATTTTACTCGCCATCCAAGCCATGATTTCACCGGTGTAGTAATACATATTATGGCCTTTAAGATTGTATTCTTGTATTAACGCTCCATCTTTATCATAAGCTTGGGCAATAACCAGAGAAGGATCTTCATCCTTTGCGGTAATTTTAGGGCATGTTCTTTGCGGCACTTTAATGGCAGATAGCAATTTTTTTGTAAACTTCAAATAAGTCCTGCTTTTCAATAGTTTATGTTGGAGTTTATTGAAACCTGCGATCATACCGCCAAATTTTCCAAACCAACCAAGATAAACGTTAACATTAGATAAATGCGGGTAAAGAGTCGGTAGTTCATAACCTTCTGTACCAGCTACAGAGATACCTTTAACAA comes from the Thalassotalea nanhaiensis genome and includes:
- a CDS encoding NAD(P)H-dependent flavin oxidoreductase, which gives rise to MPLPESFVGRLSLPVVSAPMFLASTPKMVIANCIEGIIGTFPAANQRTIEGLEQWIVQIKQALADFEQTTGKKAAPFGVNLIVHKSNARMEQDLAMLVKHKVPLVITSLGAISTVVDAIHSYGGVVFHDVVNARHGRKAKGAGVDGLIAVTTGAGGHAGSLHPFALVQELRTFFDKTLLLSGSISTGAEVAAARCLGVDLAYMGTRFLATKECQVSESYKQLVVNSKADDIIYTNAISGIPANFIKQSVTAAGFDLNNLPKPEGFDIGTEMAEAVKDPAQKKPWKDIWSAGQGVSAINNILSISDLAAQLKQEYQTAICGINSINQK
- a CDS encoding GlxA family transcriptional regulator, translated to MIKFAIIALDGCYGSSLHGLVDVLVVANAHIAKESGDDTPFFSWQFFTSAQQKISTSNGLEMNEPLVEHSEQVFDVIFIPGIYYQGVKAFSEKLKSYQDLYQWLQTQHEQGAVICANCTSTFLLAQSGLLKGKQCTTIWWLEHLFKQRYSDTLLNFDELIIEDSNVLTAGAATSHFQLGLRLLKRFTSELIVQQTAKAMLIDTRTVHVSPEQLLNLAREHNNPLVQKAQEWINDHLHEPFTVKELATHIACTERTLTRQFKDVLAVTPVKYIQNLRINRAKYLLENSEFSLEKIIDKVGYKDRSTFSKLFSSQTGLPPMSYRRQFSKAGMS
- a CDS encoding LuxR C-terminal-related transcriptional regulator, which encodes MQKYLVPIKPSNLVSRKCLINKITNKLENNTKSVFIKAPGGYGKTYLMTEFAHLFEKSDKAVVWLSCNADDNIFDYFAVYFLNELRSQKLIDDTLVYDENISFVRFSHRLFEQLEASERDICFFFDDLHLINEPCVIDFISELCLQSPRNIQVIVASRIEPPFATAKGVISEKIIKINQQDLSFSSDEIKHISELSSLNTLTDHEIELVVNRTDGWPAIVGPSIYSDDWHVKSRNWVKEFSNTNTTLAEYFYQDILSALSEQEQQDLISLSITEYLSDDLIKALIGRENFSKRIINVIPITQFNDPSLPAHMQSFSIHPLMREFLNKQLKESPQINSFKLHQNAAHWMLKQNLHVEAAEQFIKAELFEAAVNIIEDRGLEIIASGNFPGFKKLIKKIPMSVLNTNPFILVLLGWIYALNYQNKNAHNVVLSMKKIVEDNPELAASYHSPLIAISGAMGLFNDTVFVHEEIFKAEMAKSPLPLPYAENSIRAEYCLLAMHNNDFELVNSLINDSEFFARGGQLFYSTVVIRVSQTVMELSFGNLDKALQVCDYLDDFIANQDGHYLVDNIITVLRGIIAYYQGNLQSSKAAFSKSGAIVSYLSEPSFLSWYYAAHLQLLTDLGEQEQKEILIEQFRELVRPRQLTLSKVPLVYEVIEHYFSYGNRDDALNLYQNFKQDMIKNQHQTGHTIVNEALVDSLVLTDAGEYEQAKQVITEQCKYYEDAGRVLPQLKCLLSLVNLNVLSENTAAAKANLKKAIAIAASKQLLQPFARINSIAIGYLQDWSNNELSVIRKAFIIKVCESFEGQGVEQSFDANSFEQLTKKEQSVMELLGQGFSNQQIADELFLSINTVKSHLKVAYKKLGVSNRIQATKLFTRINFNG